From a region of the Candidatus Jettenia caeni genome:
- a CDS encoding methyltransferase yields MYSASSIDRIEVKNCMSDTYSNDLKNDVLKGLTATQKYIPSKYFYDTYGSRLFEEISLLPEYYVTHTELSILQDTASAIIENFPEGDLIELGSGANVKIKTLLDIAYKSYLADIRYVSVDVSEALLVKALKELVTIYPDLRVLGIVADFTKHMKEIPLDRNKVFIFFGSTIGNFTEKESIVFLKNIARFMGPNDRFLLGLDMVKPKEILELAYNDPPGITSKFNKNILSVVNRELDANFHRDHFDHVAFFNGGKNQIEMHLRANRTVSVKIKKLDLTVEIEKDETIRTEISRKFRRESAEKMVDEAGLRINRWFSDPQGWFSLVELKKSTSYLWKEHLRTQIAQRKAKRVKG; encoded by the coding sequence ATGTATAGCGCTTCCAGTATTGATCGTATTGAAGTGAAAAATTGTATGAGTGATACGTATAGTAACGATTTAAAGAACGATGTTTTAAAGGGATTAACAGCCACGCAAAAATATATTCCAAGTAAATATTTTTATGATACCTACGGCTCTCGTCTCTTTGAAGAGATTAGTCTTTTGCCAGAATATTATGTAACACATACAGAGTTATCGATTCTACAGGATACTGCTTCCGCAATAATAGAAAATTTTCCGGAAGGGGATCTTATTGAACTTGGTTCCGGCGCAAATGTAAAGATCAAAACCCTCCTTGATATAGCATACAAATCATACCTGGCTGATATCCGTTACGTATCGGTTGATGTAAGTGAAGCGTTACTCGTTAAGGCCTTAAAGGAATTAGTAACTATATATCCTGACTTACGGGTGTTAGGCATCGTTGCTGATTTCACAAAACATATGAAGGAAATTCCGTTGGATCGCAACAAGGTATTCATTTTTTTTGGAAGCACTATTGGCAATTTTACGGAAAAAGAGAGCATTGTTTTTTTAAAAAATATTGCTCGCTTCATGGGACCTAATGATCGATTCCTTTTAGGTTTGGACATGGTAAAGCCCAAAGAGATATTAGAACTTGCATATAATGATCCTCCCGGTATTACCTCTAAATTTAATAAAAATATTCTCAGTGTGGTAAACAGAGAACTCGATGCAAATTTTCATAGAGATCATTTCGATCATGTTGCCTTTTTTAATGGGGGAAAGAATCAGATCGAAATGCATTTGCGGGCAAATCGTACAGTCTCGGTAAAGATAAAAAAATTAGATTTAACGGTTGAAATAGAAAAAGATGAAACAATCCGTACAGAAATATCACGGAAATTCAGAAGGGAAAGCGCTGAAAAAATGGTTGATGAGGCAGGTTTAAGGATTAACCGGTGGTTTTCCGATCCGCAGGGATGGTTTTCCCTGGTTGAACTAAAGAAATCAACCTCCTATCTATGGAAAGAACACCTGAGAACACAAATTGCACAGAGAAAAGCGAAAAGGGTAAAAGGTTGA
- a CDS encoding ribonuclease: MVRNKLWEWSKNSPIWILLKNTYLEWNEDKASRLAAALAYYTIFSLAPLLIMVIAIAGFIFGQEAAQGEIVNQMKGLIGEAGAHAVERMIMSARNTSSGIIATIFALVTLFLGATFVFGQLRDALNTIWEITPKPMSGVIGFMKDRVISFAMILAIGFLLLISLVMSAALSAFSGLLNEIFPKLSFIMHSVNFIVSFGITTLLFAMIYKILPDVKIAWSDVWLGAAITSMLFTVGKFLIGLYLGKSSVSSAYGAASSLVIILIWVYYSAQIFLFGAEFTQVYANTYGSGVKPSTGATSLPEKYCAEKGIADTATTKIKPPNKKNDTSGTGQ, encoded by the coding sequence TTGGTTAGAAATAAATTATGGGAATGGAGTAAGAACAGTCCTATTTGGATCTTACTCAAAAATACATACCTTGAATGGAATGAGGATAAGGCATCTCGCTTAGCCGCTGCGTTGGCATATTACACAATATTCTCTCTTGCTCCTTTATTAATTATGGTGATTGCTATTGCCGGTTTTATATTTGGGCAGGAGGCGGCGCAGGGAGAGATTGTGAATCAAATGAAAGGTTTGATCGGTGAAGCAGGCGCACATGCAGTAGAGAGAATGATCATGAGTGCACGGAATACCTCTTCAGGTATCATCGCAACGATATTTGCTCTTGTTACTCTATTTCTGGGAGCGACATTTGTATTTGGCCAACTTCGGGATGCCCTCAATACCATATGGGAGATAACACCCAAGCCAATGAGTGGTGTGATTGGCTTTATGAAAGACCGTGTCATTTCTTTCGCCATGATACTGGCAATCGGTTTTTTACTTCTGATATCGCTGGTAATGAGTGCTGCATTATCGGCCTTCAGCGGCCTTCTGAACGAAATATTTCCGAAACTTTCCTTTATCATGCACAGTGTAAACTTCATTGTTTCTTTCGGGATTACTACCCTCCTCTTTGCGATGATTTATAAAATCCTGCCCGATGTAAAAATTGCCTGGAGTGATGTTTGGCTTGGGGCCGCAATCACCTCGATGTTATTTACCGTGGGTAAGTTTTTGATTGGTTTATACCTTGGAAAGAGCAGTGTCTCATCCGCCTACGGCGCAGCCAGTTCTTTAGTTATTATCCTTATCTGGGTTTATTATTCAGCCCAAATATTTTTGTTTGGTGCCGAGTTTACCCAGGTGTATGCAAATACGTATGGTTCAGGTGTGAAACCTTCAACAGGCGCCACATCTCTTCCTGAAAAGTATTGCGCCGAAAAAGGAATAGCGGATACTGCAACTACAAAGATAAAGCCGCCCAATAAGAAGAACGATACTTCGGGTACTGGCCAATAA
- a CDS encoding putative peptidase, which translates to MRMYKKLFCISIIPVVVFFSQTNYSKADDAWQLDGDSAEMSDDEEIEQGKRVDEYIRHHFYLCDDAELIQAVNTIARKLIILSDRKTLPFTCTIIQSRSINAFSAPGGYIYVTYGLLAFAKSEDEVAGIIGHEIAHASLRHVSRLYHEVMENSHGSESDLDITLLLNNHLEEFEHEADSTGVFYAYKAGFNPNGLPDFLERHLDLMMSDRIFSLLNFSFSVKVNSRINLLRKYIPTLEKE; encoded by the coding sequence ATGAGAATGTATAAAAAGCTATTTTGTATTAGTATCATACCGGTGGTTGTCTTTTTTTCTCAGACAAACTACAGTAAGGCCGATGACGCCTGGCAGCTAGATGGTGACTCAGCAGAAATGAGCGATGACGAAGAGATCGAACAGGGTAAGAGAGTGGATGAATATATAAGGCATCACTTTTACCTGTGTGATGATGCAGAGCTTATTCAGGCAGTTAACACTATTGCGCGCAAACTCATCATTCTTTCTGACCGGAAGACGCTTCCCTTTACCTGTACTATTATCCAATCCCGTTCAATCAATGCCTTTTCTGCCCCTGGCGGGTATATATACGTAACCTATGGCTTATTAGCATTTGCAAAAAGCGAAGATGAAGTTGCGGGGATTATTGGTCATGAGATTGCTCATGCATCTCTTAGGCATGTTTCAAGATTGTATCACGAGGTTATGGAAAACTCTCATGGCAGCGAATCAGATCTTGATATAACCTTGCTCTTGAACAACCACCTTGAGGAATTTGAGCATGAGGCAGACTCCACCGGTGTTTTCTATGCGTATAAAGCAGGATTCAATCCGAACGGATTGCCAGATTTTTTGGAAAGACATCTGGATCTCATGATGAGTGACAGGATATTTAGTCTCTTGAATTTTAGTTTTTCTGTTAAGGTTAATTCGAGGATTAATCTTTTGAGAAAGTATATACCTACTTTAGAAAAGGAGTGA
- a CDS encoding rubrerythrin: protein MKQMTEQNLINAFGGESQAHMRYLYFADQADKENFPNTARLFRAISHAEFVHAGDHYRELVHLEGGFVANSMATFGPGDTKKNIRLAIMGENFEITEMYPTYIEVAKFQGEKGAERSFRWAYGTEKMHKALFEKAKEDVDRNSDVALGPIQVCSVCGYTREGEAPDKCPLCEAKKEDFIAFR from the coding sequence ATGAAACAGATGACTGAACAAAATCTGATAAACGCCTTTGGCGGTGAAAGTCAGGCCCATATGCGTTATCTGTATTTTGCCGACCAGGCTGATAAAGAAAACTTTCCCAATACCGCCCGTTTATTTCGGGCTATCTCTCATGCGGAATTTGTCCATGCTGGCGACCATTACCGTGAACTCGTTCATTTAGAAGGCGGATTTGTGGCGAATAGTATGGCGACCTTTGGGCCTGGCGATACAAAGAAGAATATACGATTAGCTATCATGGGAGAAAACTTTGAGATTACCGAGATGTACCCTACGTATATTGAAGTGGCCAAATTCCAGGGAGAAAAAGGTGCAGAGAGGAGTTTTCGATGGGCTTACGGTACGGAAAAGATGCATAAAGCGCTTTTTGAAAAGGCGAAAGAGGATGTCGATAGAAACAGTGATGTCGCATTAGGGCCTATTCAAGTTTGTAGTGTCTGTGGATATACCCGCGAAGGAGAGGCCCCGGATAAATGTCCTTTGTGTGAAGCAAAAAAAGAAGACTTCATTGCCTTTCGGTAA
- a CDS encoding rubrerythrin translates to MRKMIEQQFMNVFGSESHASTQYLHFARQADKEGFPNTAHVFRAIAYSKKVQANNHYAELRHLEGRFMVNCRVTFGFGDTRKNVELAMAEEEFVITDVYPVYIEIAKFQGEKEAEKSFTWAYLVKRIHKKLFARVKEVIDGNTDIEFGPIQVCTVCGYTRKGDTPNKCPVCKASKEYFIAFP, encoded by the coding sequence ATGAGGAAAATGATTGAGCAGCAGTTCATGAATGTCTTTGGTAGTGAAAGCCATGCCTCTACACAGTATCTGCATTTTGCTCGCCAGGCTGATAAAGAAGGTTTTCCCAATACGGCTCATGTATTCCGGGCGATCGCTTATTCGAAAAAGGTTCAGGCTAACAACCACTATGCTGAGCTCAGACACCTGGAAGGGAGGTTTATGGTGAACTGCAGGGTAACATTCGGATTTGGCGATACAAGGAAGAATGTAGAATTAGCTATGGCAGAAGAGGAGTTTGTAATCACCGATGTATATCCTGTCTATATTGAGATCGCTAAGTTTCAAGGAGAAAAAGAAGCGGAGAAAAGCTTTACATGGGCTTATCTCGTTAAAAGAATACATAAAAAGCTTTTTGCAAGGGTAAAAGAAGTTATCGATGGTAATACTGATATAGAATTTGGTCCAATTCAGGTCTGTACGGTATGCGGATATACACGAAAAGGAGATACGCCGAATAAATGCCCCGTATGCAAAGCATCGAAAGAATATTTCATCGCTTTTCCATGA
- a CDS encoding adenosylmethionine--8-amino-7-oxononanoate aminotransferase: MLDKTYKEQLQIWDKTYLWHPFTQMQDYIKETPLIIEEGRGIFLKDIDGKEYLDGVSSMWCNLHGHCRKEINDAVKRQLDKVAHTTLLGPSNIPSILLAKKLAEIAPEGLEKVFYSDNGSTANEVALKMAFQYWQHKGCKDKTEFVALQYGYHGDTIGTMSVGGIDLYHKAFSPLYFKTSFAPSPYCYRCPLGKQNKDCDLQCLGGLEDILKEKADRIAALIMEPLVQGAGGMIIHPKGYLSGVAALCKKYNVLLILDEVLTGFGRTGKMFACLHEGVVPDIMALSKGINGGYMPLAATLSTQEIYHAFLGEFSQVKTFFHGHTYTGNPLGCAAALASLGLFEKDDILRNLEPKIKYVYDKLKSFESLEHVGDVRQCGLIAAVELVKDKTTKEPYPWEERIGVHVCLEAKKHNLLIRPLGHIIVIMPPLIIGIDELDRMLDTIYKSIEIVTGKNS, translated from the coding sequence ATGTTAGACAAAACTTACAAAGAACAATTACAAATTTGGGACAAGACATATCTCTGGCATCCTTTCACTCAGATGCAGGATTACATCAAAGAGACGCCCTTAATTATAGAAGAGGGAAGAGGCATCTTTTTGAAAGATATCGATGGCAAAGAATACCTTGACGGAGTTTCATCCATGTGGTGCAATTTGCATGGACATTGCAGGAAGGAGATCAATGATGCTGTAAAGCGGCAACTCGACAAGGTTGCGCATACTACCCTCCTGGGGCCTTCCAATATACCATCTATTTTATTAGCCAAAAAACTTGCAGAAATTGCGCCGGAAGGGTTGGAAAAGGTTTTTTATTCAGATAACGGTTCTACGGCCAATGAAGTTGCTCTCAAGATGGCTTTTCAATATTGGCAACATAAGGGATGCAAGGATAAGACAGAGTTTGTTGCCTTACAGTATGGTTACCATGGGGATACCATTGGGACCATGAGTGTTGGTGGTATAGATCTGTATCACAAAGCTTTCAGTCCTCTTTATTTCAAAACATCGTTTGCTCCCTCGCCGTATTGTTACCGGTGTCCATTGGGAAAGCAGAACAAAGATTGTGATTTACAATGTCTTGGTGGGTTAGAAGATATTTTAAAGGAAAAAGCAGATCGTATTGCCGCTCTTATTATGGAACCACTGGTCCAGGGCGCCGGTGGAATGATTATCCATCCAAAAGGGTATTTATCCGGCGTCGCTGCCTTATGTAAGAAATACAACGTCCTCCTTATCCTGGATGAGGTACTTACCGGCTTCGGGCGGACAGGGAAAATGTTCGCATGCCTGCACGAGGGAGTTGTTCCTGATATTATGGCATTATCGAAAGGCATTAATGGGGGGTATATGCCTCTGGCGGCCACGCTTTCAACGCAGGAGATTTATCATGCATTTCTGGGTGAATTTTCCCAGGTAAAAACCTTCTTTCATGGGCATACCTATACAGGCAATCCCCTGGGATGTGCTGCTGCATTAGCGAGTCTCGGGTTATTTGAAAAAGATGATATCCTGAGAAATCTGGAACCCAAAATCAAATACGTATATGACAAGCTAAAATCTTTTGAATCACTGGAACATGTTGGAGATGTGAGGCAATGCGGGCTTATCGCAGCTGTTGAGCTTGTTAAGGACAAAACCACGAAAGAACCCTATCCATGGGAAGAGCGGATAGGGGTTCATGTGTGCCTCGAGGCAAAAAAACATAACTTGCTTATCAGGCCGCTTGGACATATTATTGTCATTATGCCGCCATTGATTATCGGAATTGATGAATTGGATAGGATGCTCGATACTATCTATAAATCTATAGAGATTGTTACCGGTAAGAATAGCTAA
- a CDS encoding dethiobiotin synthase, whose product MEKGYFITGTDTGVGKTLVTGGLAALYKSRGVNVGVMKPIATGCKRVENHLVSEDAIFLKRSAEVEDDYELINPISFEQPLAPTVAARLSNTRIDLERVHTAFDTLYDRHDFLLVEGIGGLLVPIDQYYFVVDLANELELPLIVVCRPTLGTINHTLLTVSYAREHGLKIKGIIVNESVENEDDIVKKTNIDEIKRLTDLPLLGMIPFDTRLDVENFHKETLLKIFSDKIDKDIII is encoded by the coding sequence ATGGAAAAGGGATATTTTATTACGGGGACAGATACCGGTGTCGGGAAAACCCTTGTTACGGGTGGATTAGCAGCCCTTTACAAAAGCAGAGGCGTGAATGTAGGTGTTATGAAGCCAATTGCTACCGGTTGTAAACGTGTGGAGAATCATCTCGTATCTGAGGATGCCATCTTCCTGAAACGCTCAGCAGAAGTCGAGGATGACTACGAGCTTATTAATCCCATCAGCTTCGAACAACCTCTTGCCCCTACGGTAGCAGCACGTTTGAGCAATACGAGAATAGACCTGGAAAGGGTACACACGGCTTTTGACACCTTATACGACAGACACGATTTTCTCCTGGTAGAAGGGATCGGGGGATTATTGGTGCCTATCGATCAATACTATTTTGTTGTGGATCTGGCAAATGAACTGGAATTACCGTTAATAGTTGTTTGCCGGCCTACCCTTGGCACAATAAATCACACCTTGCTCACGGTATCATATGCGCGTGAGCATGGGCTAAAAATCAAAGGGATTATTGTCAATGAATCTGTTGAAAATGAAGATGATATTGTTAAAAAGACAAATATAGATGAGATAAAAAGACTTACCGATCTCCCCCTGTTAGGGATGATCCCTTTTGATACAAGGCTCGATGTAGAAAATTTTCATAAGGAAACGCTCTTAAAGATTTTTAGTGATAAAATAGACAAAGATATTATAATATGA
- a CDS encoding thiamine biosynthesis protein, with translation MNTQLELARDGIITDAMKEAAAYDDVSPEFIREGIAKGQIVIYGNPNRKARVIGIGKGLKTKINASIGTSPDIIDIDMEVKKAQTAEKYGADTLMELSTGGDLTKIRKRVLDSISLTVGTVPLYQAAIETIKKKSSIVYMEADFLFDVIEQQAEEGIGFMAIHCGINLITLERLRKQGYRYGGLVSRGGSFLTAWMNHNKKENPLYEEIDRLIDIMKKHDVILSLGNGLRAGAIHDSTDRAQIQELIINSEIAEYAQSKGVQIIVEGPGHIPIDEIEANVLIQKRLSNNAPFYMLGPITTDVAPGYDHISSAIGAALSSRYGADFICYVTPPEHLALPGPDDVREGVMAARIAAHVGDMVKLKDKVKNLDLKMGIARRDLDWKTQYDTAITKERAQEIRSSRPPMDEDTCTMCGNLCSLKGVMKYYEHDLKKSRKKSATPVAF, from the coding sequence ATGAATACTCAGTTAGAACTTGCACGTGATGGTATAATAACCGATGCAATGAAAGAGGCTGCTGCCTATGATGATGTATCTCCGGAATTCATTCGTGAAGGCATCGCTAAGGGACAGATTGTTATCTATGGAAACCCGAATAGAAAGGCGCGGGTAATTGGTATTGGTAAAGGACTGAAAACAAAGATAAATGCCAGCATTGGTACCTCTCCTGATATCATTGATATTGATATGGAGGTGAAAAAGGCCCAAACTGCTGAGAAGTATGGCGCCGATACCCTCATGGAACTTTCAACGGGGGGAGACTTGACCAAGATCAGGAAGCGTGTACTTGATTCTATTTCTCTAACCGTAGGTACTGTGCCACTCTATCAGGCTGCTATAGAAACGATTAAAAAAAAGAGTTCTATCGTATACATGGAAGCCGATTTTCTTTTTGATGTCATAGAACAACAGGCCGAAGAAGGTATTGGTTTTATGGCTATCCATTGCGGCATTAATCTTATAACACTTGAACGATTAAGGAAACAAGGATATCGCTACGGTGGACTCGTTAGCCGTGGCGGCTCATTCCTTACTGCATGGATGAATCATAACAAGAAGGAAAATCCACTCTACGAAGAGATCGACCGCCTCATCGATATCATGAAAAAACATGATGTTATTCTTAGTCTCGGAAACGGGCTCAGGGCAGGAGCGATCCATGATAGTACAGACCGTGCTCAGATTCAGGAGCTTATTATAAACTCTGAAATTGCAGAATATGCGCAGAGTAAGGGTGTGCAGATTATTGTAGAGGGCCCCGGTCATATCCCCATTGACGAAATTGAAGCAAATGTACTTATCCAAAAGCGTTTGAGCAATAACGCCCCGTTTTATATGCTCGGGCCTATTACTACCGATGTAGCCCCCGGATACGACCATATCTCATCGGCTATTGGCGCTGCCTTATCATCGCGTTACGGGGCCGATTTTATCTGTTATGTAACGCCGCCTGAACACCTGGCTCTTCCAGGGCCTGACGATGTCCGGGAAGGTGTCATGGCTGCCCGTATCGCCGCCCATGTAGGCGATATGGTAAAGCTTAAAGATAAAGTAAAGAATTTAGACCTGAAAATGGGTATTGCGCGGAGAGATCTTGATTGGAAGACCCAGTATGATACGGCTATCACCAAAGAACGCGCACAAGAGATCCGTAGCAGCCGGCCCCCTATGGATGAAGATACGTGTACCATGTGTGGCAACCTCTGTTCATTGAAGGGTGTGATGAAATACTACGAGCACGATCTCAAGAAAAGCCGCAAAAAGAGTGCAACTCCTGTAGCCTTTTAA
- a CDS encoding methyltransferase, with translation MNNVNHSSVDYLVQLSCGYWKSCILFAAVEFDIFTLINNGKHTRKDISQSIRSDERATEMLLNALVSLELLTKQADRYDNSQISELYLVKGKPYYQGDFIHHLHNIMENWTMIRETIETGKAVSLKDLPEEVDPHDLRDFITAMHAIASVKTEILCSKICLQEAKTLLDLAGGPGTYAIACAKANPQLRAVVFDLEHVVKLTREFIQAAGVEDRVITQAGNCLEDSFGENAYDAILASNLLHIYNPENNRKILKKCHDALRSGGQVIIHEFVLDETRTHPQFAALFSLNMLIGTQEGASYSESEYRAWLENTGFKDIKRIDLVSNSSLIIGKKIL, from the coding sequence ATGAATAACGTAAACCATTCATCGGTTGATTATCTCGTCCAGCTTAGTTGTGGCTATTGGAAATCTTGTATACTCTTTGCCGCCGTAGAGTTTGATATATTTACCCTGATCAATAACGGCAAGCATACCAGGAAAGATATCTCGCAATCAATCCGTTCTGATGAACGTGCTACTGAGATGCTTCTGAACGCCCTCGTTTCACTTGAACTACTTACGAAGCAGGCAGACCGTTACGATAATTCTCAAATTTCAGAGCTTTATTTAGTAAAGGGAAAGCCTTATTATCAGGGGGATTTTATCCATCATCTCCATAATATCATGGAAAACTGGACGATGATCCGGGAGACAATAGAAACGGGGAAGGCCGTCTCGTTGAAGGATTTGCCTGAAGAGGTAGACCCTCATGATCTCAGAGATTTTATTACCGCAATGCATGCTATTGCCTCGGTAAAGACAGAGATTCTTTGCAGCAAGATTTGTTTACAAGAAGCAAAAACGCTCTTAGACCTTGCAGGGGGCCCTGGCACATACGCCATTGCATGTGCAAAGGCTAACCCTCAGCTCCGTGCTGTGGTTTTTGACCTGGAGCATGTCGTTAAACTTACCCGGGAATTTATACAAGCTGCCGGCGTGGAAGACCGGGTTATTACACAAGCAGGCAATTGCCTGGAGGATTCTTTCGGGGAGAATGCCTACGATGCTATTCTTGCTTCAAATCTTCTCCATATTTATAATCCCGAAAATAATAGAAAAATACTCAAGAAGTGCCATGATGCCTTAAGAAGCGGTGGGCAGGTTATTATCCACGAATTTGTGCTGGATGAAACCAGAACCCATCCGCAGTTTGCTGCGCTCTTCAGCTTAAATATGCTTATTGGCACACAGGAAGGCGCATCTTATAGCGAATCTGAGTACAGGGCATGGCTTGAGAACACTGGCTTTAAAGATATTAAAAGGATTGATCTGGTATCCAATTCATCATTAATTATTGGTAAAAAGATCCTATAA